Genomic segment of Halostella limicola:
GCGAAGGGCACGCGCAGCACCCACCGCGAGAGCAGCGACAGCACCATCGCCACCTTCGTCTTCCCCGCGCCGCGGAACGCGCCCTGGATCACCATCACGCCGCCGAAGAAGGCCCAGAACGGCGCGATGACGCGGAGGAAGACGATCCCCTCGGCCACGACGGCGGGGTCGTCGATGAACACCCGCATCGCGACGGCGGGGAAGGCGACGACCAGCGCGGCCGCCGCGAACAGGATGCCCATGGTGGCGAGCGTCGCGACGTAGGTGACGCGGGCGGCGCGGTCCGGCGTCCCCGCGCCGAGGTTCTGGCCGACGCCGGTCGCCGTCGCCTGCCCCACCGCGCCCGCGACGCTCCAGGAGATCGACATCAGGCGCACGCCGATCCCGTACGCGGCGGTCGCCGCCGGGCCGAACCGCGCGACGAACCCTGCCATCACGACCGCGGCGAAGCTGCGCGCCCACCCGTCCAGCGTCGCCGGGTAGCCCACGTCGACGAGGTCCGTCAGCGTGTCGGGGTCGGGCCGCAGGTCCCCGATCCGCAGGCGGACGCCGAAGCCGCCGTGGAGCAGGACCGCGATGCCCGCCACCGTCACGGCGCCCCGCGAGAGGAAGGTGGCGACGCCCGCGCCGAACGTCCCCCACTCGGGGAACGGCCCCCAGCCGAGGATGAAGAAGGGGTCGAGGACGACGTTCGCGCCCGCCGACAGCACCATCAGCCACATCGCCGTCTTCGTGTCGCCCGCGCCCTGCAGCGCCGCGCGGAACGCGAAGAAGAGGAAGGTGAACGGCAGCGCGGCGAAGATGACCTCGACGTACGCGAGCGCCTCGACGAACACCTGCCCCCGCGCGCCGATGAGCGTCAGAAGCGGGCGACGAAATGCGAACCCGAGCGCGGCCAGCGCTCCCGACACCGCGAGCGTCAGCAGGATAGTCTGAGCGACGACGTGGTCGGCCTCGCGGCGCTCGCCCGCGCCGACGTGCTGGGAGACGAACGCGATGGTGGCCGCCGTGATGCCCATCGCCGTCGAGACGAACATCCACGAGAGCGGGAACATCAACGAGACGGCCGCGACGGCCTCGGGGCCGACCCGCCCGACCCAGAACATGTCCGCGACGTTGTACACCGTCTGGAGCAGGTTCCCGAGCACCAGCGGCCAGGCTAACCGCCCGAGTTTGGGCGCGATAGCGCCCGTCGTCATGTCGACGCCCTTGCGCTCCGCTCCCGCCACGCGTCCGGCTGACGGGTCGGTGCGGCTTAAGCGCGATGCACCCGCGAACGAGTTGCCGGTTCGGGACCGCTCCGCGGTGTCAGTCGTGGCGGAACGCGCGGCTCCCGGTGAACACCATCGCGATGTCGTGCTCGTCGCAGGCCTCGATCACGTCGTCGTCGTTGACCGACCCGCCGGGCTGGATGACGGCCTCGATGCCCGCCTCGGCGGCGGCCTCGATGCCGTCCGGGAACGGGAAGAACGCGTCGGAGGCCATCACCGCGCCCGCCGCGGACTTGCCCTCGGCGTCGCTCTCGGCTTTCATCTTCGCGATCTCCACGGCGTCGACCCGGGATACCTGCCCGGCGCCGACGCCGACCGTCTCCGTGCCGTCGGCGAACAGGATGGCGTTCGACTTGACGTGCTTGATCGTCTGCCAGGCGAACAGCATCGACTCGACCTGCTCGTCGGTCGGCTCGCGCTCGGTGACGACTTCGAGGTCGTCCGCGGTCGGGGCCTGCCGGTCGCGCTCCTGCACGAGGCGACCGCCGGCGAGGCGCTTCTCGGTGTGCTGTTCGACGGGGGTGTCGAGCGCGGACCGGTCGGCCTCGCCCGTCCGACCGTCCCCGGGCCCTACATCGAGGACCCGGAGGTTGTCCTTCTCGAACAGCTCGTCCAGCGCGTCGTCGGTGTAGCCCGGCGCGACGACGACCTCCTTGAACGAGTCCGTTATCTCGGCGGCGGTCTCTGCGTCGCACTCGCAGTTCAGCGCGACGATGCCGCCGAAGGCGCTCTTGGCGTCGGTCGACAGCGCGTCGCGGTAGGCGTCGGCCAGCGTGTCGGCGACAGCGGCGCCGGCGGGGTTGGTGTGCTTGATGACGGCGGCGGCCGGCCCGTCGTACTCCTTGACGAGGTTGAGCGCGGCGTCGGCGTCGTTGTAGTTGTTGTACGACAGCGCCTTCGCACCCTCGTTCAGCTGGTCGGCGTCGAGGACCGACGCCTCCTCGCAGGAGTAGTCGGCGTAGGCGGCGGCGTCCTGATGGGGGTTCTCGCCGTACCGGAGGTCGGCGACGCGGTCGCCGCTCGCGAGGAAGCGCAGAGGGAGCTGTTCGTCCCCGTTTTCGGGCGTGCGGACGACGTTCGCCTCGCGGTCGACCGTCGCGCGGTCCTCGGCGAACCACTTCACCGCACGGGGGTACGCCTTGAACTCGCCCTCGTAGAGGACGCGGTCCGCGAGGTCGTCCTCGTCGTCGCCGTCGTAGACCGGGACCGGCTCCTGTGTCACGATCGGGCCGGCGTCGACGTCTTCCTCGACGACTGCGCCGTCCTCGTCGGTGGCGTCCGTGACGACGTGGACGGTACAGCCGGTCACGTCCACGCCGGCGTCGAGCGCGTCGCCCCACGCGTCCGTCCCGGGGAAAGAGGGGAGCAGCGAGGGGTGGACGTTGAGCGTGGTCGGCGCCTCGTCGAGGAACTCGTCGGAGAGGATGCGCATGTAGCCGTCGAGACAGACGAGATCGAAGTCGTGATCCGCGAGGGCGTCGAGGACGCGGCGCTCGTGGGCGCGGCGGTCCTCGCCCTCGTCGCGCTCGACGGTCTCGGTCGGAATGCCGCGCTTCTCGGCCTCGTCGAGGACCGGCGCGTCGGCGTCGTTGGTCAGGACGACGGCGAGCTCGGCGCCGCCCGGGGCCTTGTCGGCGATGTGCATCAGGTTTCGGCCGCGGTTGCTGGCGAGTCCTGCGATTCGCATACCTCAGTTCGGTCGCGCGGACGGCAAAGTAGTTGCGGTCCGGAACGCATGTGTATGCAAAAACGTGGATATATTCGCAAGTATTTCGCTCGATGATCCGCCACCTGTACACGTCCGTGCTACTTCGGGTTCCGACACGCTTTTGCCTCGCGGCGCGGCACGCACGAGTATGACCGAATCCCTGCACGCCGTGTCGCCGCTCGACGGTCGGTACGCGTCCCGGACAGCGCCGCTGGCGCCGTACGCCAGCGAGGCCGCGCTGATGCGGGCCCGCGTGCGCGTCGAGATCGAGTACCTCGTCTCGCTCGCTGACCTCGACGCGACGCCGCTGGAGCTCGACACCGAGGCGCGCCAGACGCTGCGGGCGCTGTACAAGGACTTCGCGGAGGAGGACGCGCGCCTCGTCAAGCAACTGGAGACGGAGGGCTACGGCGAGTACGAGGCGACCAACCACGACGTGAAGGCCGTGGAGTACTACATCCGACACCACCTGCCCGAGGGGATGGACCACGTCTCCTCGTGGATCCACTTCGGGCTCACCAGCGAGGACGTGAACAACCTCGCGCACCGCCTGCTCGTCGGTCCCGCCGTCGAGGAGGTGCTGCTGTCGGAGATCCGCGGCGTCCGGGACGCCCTGGGCGAGATGGCGCGGGAGCACCGCGACCTCCCGATGCTCGCGCGCACCCACGGCCAGCCCGCGACGCCGACGACGTTCGGCAAGGAGATGGCCGTCTACGCCGCGCGCCTCGGCCGCGCCACGGGCCGCATCCGTCGGGCGCTCGACGGACTCTCGGGCAAGCTCGGCGGCGCGAGCGGCACGTTCGCGGCTCACGTCGCCGCCTTCCCCGGCGTCGACTGGCAGCGCTTCGCCGAGGAGTTCGTCACGGGGCTGGGCATGGAGTACGAGCCGCTGACGACGCAGGTCAACCCCTGCGACGACCTCGCGGAGCTGTTCGACGCGCTCCGGGCCGCCAACAACGTCCTGCTCGACCTCGACCTCGACGTCTGGCTCTACGTCAGCGACCGCTACCTCGGGCAGGAGGCGACCGAGGGCGAGACGGGCTCGTCGACGATGCCGCACAAGGTCAACCCCATCGACTTCGAGAACAGCGAGGGGAACCTCTCGAAGGCCAACAGCGACCTGACCTTCCTCGCCGACTACGTCACCAAGTCCCGCCTCCAGCGCGACCTCTCCGACTCCACCGTGAAGCGAAACGTCGGCGCCGCGCTCGCGCACTGCCTGATCGGCTACACGAAAGCGCAGGACGGCCTGGCGAAGGTCGTCCCGAACGAGCAGGTGA
This window contains:
- the purB gene encoding adenylosuccinate lyase — encoded protein: MTESLHAVSPLDGRYASRTAPLAPYASEAALMRARVRVEIEYLVSLADLDATPLELDTEARQTLRALYKDFAEEDARLVKQLETEGYGEYEATNHDVKAVEYYIRHHLPEGMDHVSSWIHFGLTSEDVNNLAHRLLVGPAVEEVLLSEIRGVRDALGEMAREHRDLPMLARTHGQPATPTTFGKEMAVYAARLGRATGRIRRALDGLSGKLGGASGTFAAHVAAFPGVDWQRFAEEFVTGLGMEYEPLTTQVNPCDDLAELFDALRAANNVLLDLDLDVWLYVSDRYLGQEATEGETGSSTMPHKVNPIDFENSEGNLSKANSDLTFLADYVTKSRLQRDLSDSTVKRNVGAALAHCLIGYTKAQDGLAKVVPNEQVMRDELNATPEVIGEAVQTILRREGHEDAYERVKALTRGRSVSIEDFRELFDDLDVDDETRAELRSLSPETYTGVANELADGAE
- the purH gene encoding bifunctional phosphoribosylaminoimidazolecarboxamide formyltransferase/IMP cyclohydrolase, whose amino-acid sequence is MRIAGLASNRGRNLMHIADKAPGGAELAVVLTNDADAPVLDEAEKRGIPTETVERDEGEDRRAHERRVLDALADHDFDLVCLDGYMRILSDEFLDEAPTTLNVHPSLLPSFPGTDAWGDALDAGVDVTGCTVHVVTDATDEDGAVVEEDVDAGPIVTQEPVPVYDGDDEDDLADRVLYEGEFKAYPRAVKWFAEDRATVDREANVVRTPENGDEQLPLRFLASGDRVADLRYGENPHQDAAAYADYSCEEASVLDADQLNEGAKALSYNNYNDADAALNLVKEYDGPAAAVIKHTNPAGAAVADTLADAYRDALSTDAKSAFGGIVALNCECDAETAAEITDSFKEVVVAPGYTDDALDELFEKDNLRVLDVGPGDGRTGEADRSALDTPVEQHTEKRLAGGRLVQERDRQAPTADDLEVVTEREPTDEQVESMLFAWQTIKHVKSNAILFADGTETVGVGAGQVSRVDAVEIAKMKAESDAEGKSAAGAVMASDAFFPFPDGIEAAAEAGIEAVIQPGGSVNDDDVIEACDEHDIAMVFTGSRAFRHD
- a CDS encoding MATE family efflux transporter; the protein is MTTGAIAPKLGRLAWPLVLGNLLQTVYNVADMFWVGRVGPEAVAAVSLMFPLSWMFVSTAMGITAATIAFVSQHVGAGERREADHVVAQTILLTLAVSGALAALGFAFRRPLLTLIGARGQVFVEALAYVEVIFAALPFTFLFFAFRAALQGAGDTKTAMWLMVLSAGANVVLDPFFILGWGPFPEWGTFGAGVATFLSRGAVTVAGIAVLLHGGFGVRLRIGDLRPDPDTLTDLVDVGYPATLDGWARSFAAVVMAGFVARFGPAATAAYGIGVRLMSISWSVAGAVGQATATGVGQNLGAGTPDRAARVTYVATLATMGILFAAAALVVAFPAVAMRVFIDDPAVVAEGIVFLRVIAPFWAFFGGVMVIQGAFRGAGKTKVAMVLSLLSRWVLRVPFAVVFAFAWSVAVPGLGVTVSALDWGVEGIWWAFSVGAFGSFLVAVLWFRRGTWTEGVVEGEGGPEGPPAGPVTPTDESDPESVDD